A region from the Pelobates fuscus isolate aPelFus1 chromosome 1, aPelFus1.pri, whole genome shotgun sequence genome encodes:
- the LRRC32 gene encoding transforming growth factor beta activator LRRC32, with the protein MLLYSLLLLAMVKEGISTYRPSLESPCVMENMAALCQNKSFHQIPMGLHPNIKILDMSKNELQNITESPLFLYSLIEYLDLSANKISFIQHDSFKNMVNLKEINMSGNYLDGFAHYNGQGIGILPHVQTLDLSINSLYNDMTRPFLQNSPHLQHLLLSGNSITMLSSKTFEGAPKLKEVDLQNNIIMHIEEGTFDHLKHLTKINLAMNSISCISDFKLQQLKSLNLSKNSIEMFHTSDSDEEYMLEHVDLSDNKLLHVPILPRINNIATLNLSMNLISLSGEMSDDETSWMDDTVQLRSEDESELRNTTTIFLPKLTYLDLSYNNIESIPNDFFVSMPLLRFLNLSKNCLEDVSFGYFVPQNSLVVLDLSGNSLQNISLAKKSLRGLQELYLQNNRLHVIESKIFQGLPSIVLLNLQNNNINLCPTNSGVMTRRTEEYRCVAFFNIPTLQHLNLRENMMQKIPQSAFNGTPLTYLDLSLNFGLTITPNALEGLERSLEVLYVEGNGLQLLNVDLPLFMYLKDLNLSGNQLTWLPSWNKYCKLETLDLSNNSFSDLQHSNIQGLENTLKTLCLYGNPLSCCANSWIAHMVRRTTLTVLSLNSTTCYSSNSNKEEILIEQLIPEICEKEELTKINLIVIILSVIAIVLVIAIGCGIVCRFCRRRRKQQFKA; encoded by the exons ATGCTCCTGTACTCCCTACTTCTCTTGGCAATGGTTAAAGAAGGGATTTCTACGTATCGGCCATCGTTGGAGTCACCCTGTGTTATG GAAAACATGGCAGCACTTTGTCAGAACAAATCCTTCCATCAAATTCCCATGGGTCTCCACCCAAACATCAAAATCCTTGACATGTCGAAGAATGAACTGCAGAACATCACAGAGAGTCCTCTGTTTCTTTATTCGTTAATAGAATATCTGGATTTGAGCGCCAACAAAATTAGCTTTATTCAGCACGATTCTTTCAAGAACATGGTTAATTTGAAGGAAATTAATATGTCTGGAAACTATTTAGATGGATTTGCCCATTACAATGGACAAGGAATTGGAATATTACCCCATGTTCAAACGTTGGACCTATCAATAAATAGCTTGTATAATGATATGACGAgaccttttctacaaaactctccACATCTTCAACATCTTTTATTGTCAGGAAATAGTATTACTATGCTCTCTTCAAAGACATTTGAAGGTGCCCCTAAGCTAAAAGAGGTGGATCTTCAGAACAATATTATCATGCACATTGAAGAAGGTACTTTTGACCATCTAAAGCACCTTACCAAAATTAATCTTGCTATGAATTCCATCTCATGCATTTCTGATTTTAAACTTCAACAACTTAAAAGTCTAAACCTGAGTAAAAACAGCATTGAAATGTTTCATACCTCCGATTCGGATGAAGAATACATGCTTGAACATGTTGACTTGAGTGACAATAAATTATTACATGTTCCTATTCTTCCAAGGATTAACAATATAGCTACTCTAAACTTGTCTATGAATCTAATAAGTCTTTCAGGTGAAATGTCTGACGATGAAACAAGTTGGATGGATGATACAGTCCAACTTCGGAGCGAAGATGAAAGTGAACTTAGAAATACAACCACCATTTTTTTACCGAAGCTCACTTACTTAGATCTAAGTTACAATAATATAGAATCTATCCCCAATGACTTTTTTGTAAGTATGCCCTTACTTAGGTTTTTAAACCTAAGCAAAAATTGCCTGGAAGATGTCTCCTTTGGATACTTTGTGCCACAAAACTCATTAGTTGTTCTCGATTTAAGTGGAAATAGTTTGCAGAATATATCTCTAGCTAAAAAGTCTCTCCGAGGGTTGCAAGAACTTTATCTACAAAATAATCGACTTCATGTAATTGAATCCAAAATATTTCAAGGTCTGCCAAGTATTGTCCTGCTTAacctacaaaataataatatcaatttGTGCCCTACAAATTCGGGAGTAATGACACGAAGGACAGAGGAATATCGATGTGTAGCATTTTTCAACATTCCTACATTACAGCATTTAAACCTTAGAGAGAACATGATGCAAAAGATACCTCAGTCTGCCTTCAATGGAACCCCATTGACTTATCTAGATCTATCACTGAACTTTGGACTTACAATAACACCAAACGCACTAGAAGGTTTAGAAAGATCCCTGGAAGTGTTATACGTTGAGGGCAATGGTCTGCAACTGCTTAATGTTGATCTCCCACTTTTTATGTACCTTAAAGATTTAAACTTGTCTGGGAACCAATTGACATGGTTGCCAAGTTGGAAtaaatattgcaaattggaaactCTTGATCTAAGCAACAATAGTTTTAGCGATTTGCAACACAGCAATATCCAAGGACTTGAAAACACGTTAAAAACCCTGTGTTTATATGGAAATCCATTGAGCTGTTGTGCGAATTCTTGGATTGCCCACATGGTGAGGAGGACTACATTAACAGTTCTCTCCCTAAATTCTACAACTTGCTACAGTTCTAATAGCAACAAGGAAGAAATACTTATAGAACAACTGATTCCTGAAATCTGTGAAAAAGAGGAACTGACTAAAATTAACCTAATAGTGATTATATTATCAGTAATAGCGATTGTACTAGTTATTGCAATTGGTTGTGGTATAGTCTGTCGTTTTTGCAGACGGAGGAGGAAACAGCAATTTAAAGCATAG